A region of Thermovibrio ammonificans HB-1 DNA encodes the following proteins:
- a CDS encoding inositol monophosphatase family protein — MEKVIDVALLAAERASEVLLDYFGRLRELKVEEKARNDFVTEADKKSEMIIIKTIQESFPQHAIVAEESGSHGSGSWQWFIDPLDGTKNFIHGLPMFCVSIGVAYKGELVAAVVKAPLLEETFVAEKGAGAFCNGVKLKVSSRPFEEALVATGFPFRGKEMLDSYLKCFKEVFLSVSGLRRCGSAALDLAYTAKGVFDGFWEMSLHPWDIAAGILLVEEAGGVVTDFEGGRSFLSSGNIVGASPNTHGELLKIVQRHLT; from the coding sequence ATGGAGAAGGTTATTGACGTTGCCCTCTTGGCCGCCGAAAGGGCCTCGGAAGTTTTGCTGGACTACTTCGGCCGTTTAAGAGAACTAAAGGTAGAGGAGAAGGCCCGAAACGACTTCGTTACCGAGGCTGACAAAAAATCGGAAATGATTATTATTAAGACTATACAGGAATCGTTCCCGCAACACGCTATAGTTGCGGAAGAGAGCGGTTCCCACGGCAGCGGCAGCTGGCAGTGGTTCATAGACCCCCTCGACGGGACTAAGAACTTCATACACGGGCTACCCATGTTCTGCGTCTCCATAGGGGTTGCTTATAAAGGTGAGCTGGTTGCCGCCGTGGTTAAGGCGCCCTTGCTTGAAGAGACCTTCGTTGCAGAGAAGGGGGCCGGAGCCTTCTGTAACGGCGTGAAGCTTAAGGTCAGCTCCAGGCCCTTTGAAGAGGCCCTTGTGGCCACCGGATTCCCCTTCAGGGGCAAGGAGATGCTCGACAGCTACCTGAAGTGTTTTAAAGAGGTTTTCCTCTCCGTGTCGGGCCTCAGGCGTTGCGGCTCTGCAGCGCTCGACCTTGCCTACACTGCAAAGGGGGTCTTCGACGGTTTTTGGGAGATGTCCCTCCACCCGTGGGATATAGCCGCCGGCATTCTCCTTGTAGAGGAGGCAGGCGGAGTGGTTACAGACTTTGAGGGCGGCAGGAGCTTCCTCTCCAGCGGCAACATTGTTGGAGCTTCTCCCAACACCCACGGGGAGCTTTTGAAGATAGTTCAGAGACACCTTACCTAA
- a CDS encoding response regulator transcription factor, whose translation MKIALVEDDLSILNLLKRVLLSEGFSVREFSTAEAFMNAVFEYGEEFDLVILDVMLPGTDGVTACSFLRERGFSAPILMLTALSEEEEKVKGLDSGADDYLTKPFGIKELLARIRALLRRSERGFTREGEFRFTDEGVVVEGREVKLTRKEKEILKVLVENRGKAVSKEEIVAKVWKGEQVNKRVVDVHVKHLRDKLGDRIKTVWGVGYKVV comes from the coding sequence GTGAAAATCGCCCTTGTAGAGGACGACCTCTCTATTTTAAACCTCCTAAAGAGGGTGCTTTTAAGCGAGGGGTTTTCGGTAAGGGAGTTCTCCACGGCAGAGGCCTTTATGAACGCCGTGTTTGAGTATGGCGAGGAGTTTGACCTTGTGATTCTTGACGTTATGCTCCCGGGAACCGACGGGGTAACGGCCTGCTCCTTCCTGAGGGAAAGGGGGTTTTCGGCACCCATTCTCATGTTAACGGCCCTTTCGGAAGAGGAGGAGAAGGTAAAGGGGCTCGACAGCGGCGCAGACGACTACCTTACAAAGCCTTTCGGGATAAAAGAGCTCCTTGCACGCATCAGGGCACTCCTCAGGCGCAGCGAAAGGGGGTTCACCCGCGAAGGGGAGTTCAGGTTTACAGACGAAGGGGTGGTTGTAGAGGGAAGAGAGGTGAAGCTCACCCGCAAGGAGAAGGAGATCCTGAAGGTTTTAGTGGAGAACCGGGGGAAGGCCGTTTCAAAGGAGGAGATAGTTGCAAAGGTGTGGAAGGGAGAGCAGGTAAATAAGCGGGTTGTGGACGTTCACGTGAAACACCTCAGAGATAAGCTCGGAGACAGGATAAAAACGGTATGGGGAGTGGGATATAAGGTTGTATAG
- a CDS encoding sensor histidine kinase produces the protein MYRKLSELFEELLFVEPDGTVVGSGKKLWELYPFPEAIAALEEARERGRSSFQAEERGRSFTFQLARLPDGTVAVLKRDDTLAKEFDSVKREVVSTLSHEIKTPLTVIRGNVEFLLHYGDCNDKEVLKETLEKVEKLERIVSGIGRLFKKSSQMAALNLRPLTEEVVESFTPKAAGKGIALKTELEDTNTVADAVLFQQLLRNLLDNAVKFTKEGEVRVKLTEEFLEVSDTGRGIPREKLSRVFERYYREGENSGQGIGLSVVREIAKHHGWKVEVESEVGRGSRFRVVFYPDENIGKEAVKE, from the coding sequence TTGTATAGGAAGCTATCGGAGCTGTTTGAAGAGCTTCTCTTCGTTGAGCCCGACGGAACGGTTGTGGGAAGCGGCAAGAAACTGTGGGAGCTTTACCCCTTCCCCGAGGCAATAGCCGCACTCGAGGAAGCGAGGGAGAGGGGGAGAAGCTCCTTCCAGGCCGAGGAGCGGGGGAGGTCTTTTACCTTCCAGCTTGCAAGACTCCCAGACGGAACGGTTGCAGTTTTAAAACGGGACGACACCCTGGCAAAGGAGTTCGACTCTGTAAAGAGAGAGGTGGTTTCAACCCTTTCCCACGAGATAAAAACCCCCTTAACCGTTATAAGGGGTAACGTTGAGTTCCTCCTCCACTACGGCGACTGCAACGACAAGGAGGTTCTAAAAGAGACCCTGGAAAAGGTGGAGAAGCTGGAGAGGATAGTTTCGGGCATAGGCAGGCTCTTTAAGAAGAGCAGTCAGATGGCAGCACTCAACCTCAGGCCGCTAACGGAAGAGGTGGTGGAGAGCTTCACCCCCAAAGCCGCCGGGAAGGGAATCGCCCTAAAAACGGAGCTTGAAGACACAAACACCGTGGCCGACGCCGTTTTGTTCCAACAGCTGCTCCGGAACCTACTGGACAACGCGGTAAAGTTCACAAAAGAGGGAGAGGTGAGGGTAAAGCTCACGGAAGAGTTCCTCGAAGTTTCCGACACCGGCAGGGGGATACCCCGGGAGAAGCTGAGCAGGGTTTTTGAACGCTACTACCGCGAGGGTGAAAACAGCGGCCAGGGAATAGGGCTCTCGGTGGTAAGGGAGATTGCAAAGCACCACGGCTGGAAGGTTGAGGTTGAGTCGGAAGTCGGCAGGGGTTCACGTTTCAGGGTTGTGTTCTACCCCGACGAGAACATCGGCAAGGAAGCCGTTAAAGAGTAA
- a CDS encoding PaaI family thioesterase yields the protein MEVKTHKLIDRSLSGEPVELGEGYSKVLLKTAPVMAADGKGLVHGGFLFSAADYAAMLAVNEPTVVLGSASVKFLRPVKVGDEVLFTAREVNREGKKRTVEVVGERSGERVFEGEFTCFVLPKHVLG from the coding sequence ATGGAGGTAAAGACCCATAAACTGATAGACCGCTCCCTTTCCGGGGAGCCGGTTGAGCTCGGGGAGGGTTACTCTAAGGTTCTGCTGAAGACTGCGCCGGTAATGGCTGCCGACGGTAAGGGCCTTGTTCACGGAGGGTTTCTCTTTTCCGCCGCCGACTACGCCGCCATGCTGGCCGTTAACGAGCCTACCGTTGTTCTGGGGAGTGCTTCCGTTAAGTTCCTGCGCCCCGTTAAGGTGGGCGACGAGGTGCTCTTTACGGCACGGGAGGTTAACCGGGAGGGAAAGAAGCGGACTGTTGAGGTTGTAGGTGAGCGCTCCGGAGAGAGGGTTTTCGAAGGGGAGTTTACCTGTTTCGTCCTCCCCAAACACGTTCTCGGGTAG
- the prfA gene encoding peptide chain release factor 1: protein MEKAIESRLEKIAKKFKEIEENLGKPEVIADQKKFQTLAKEHKELQPIYDTYMEYKKTRQGIEEALEIIEAGEEEELVELAKEEKKELEKRAEELEGELKKLLIPKDPNDEKNVILEIRAGAGGEEAALFAQDLFRMYCRYAERKGWKVEILSMNETGLGGIKEVVATISGKGAYSRLKYESGVHRVQRIPVTESGGRIHTSTATVAILPEAEEVEIEIKESDLKIDTYRSSGAGGQHVNTTDSAVRITHLPTGIVVTCSNERSQIQNRIKAMKILRARLKELYERQQKEKMDSARKAQVGSGDRSEKIRTYNFPEGRVTDHRIKLTLYNLQEFLDGDLDEMIDALAAAEQAKKIEALMDEEGQA from the coding sequence ATGGAGAAGGCCATAGAGAGCAGGCTCGAGAAGATAGCGAAGAAGTTTAAGGAGATAGAGGAGAACTTAGGGAAGCCGGAGGTGATAGCCGACCAGAAGAAGTTCCAGACGCTGGCCAAGGAACACAAAGAGCTTCAACCCATATACGACACCTACATGGAGTACAAGAAAACCCGCCAGGGGATAGAAGAGGCCCTGGAGATTATCGAAGCGGGCGAGGAAGAAGAGCTGGTAGAGCTTGCAAAGGAAGAGAAGAAGGAGCTCGAAAAGCGGGCGGAGGAGCTAGAGGGTGAGCTCAAAAAACTCCTCATTCCTAAAGACCCCAACGACGAAAAGAACGTAATCCTCGAAATCCGTGCAGGAGCCGGCGGAGAGGAAGCGGCCCTGTTTGCCCAAGACCTTTTCAGGATGTACTGCCGCTACGCAGAAAGGAAGGGTTGGAAGGTTGAAATCCTCTCCATGAACGAAACCGGCCTCGGGGGCATAAAAGAGGTTGTTGCAACCATCTCCGGCAAAGGGGCGTACTCGAGGCTCAAGTACGAATCGGGAGTTCACAGGGTTCAGCGGATTCCGGTAACCGAATCGGGCGGCCGCATCCACACCTCCACCGCCACCGTAGCCATACTGCCCGAAGCGGAGGAGGTTGAAATAGAGATAAAGGAGAGCGACCTGAAGATAGACACCTACCGCTCCTCCGGAGCAGGCGGACAGCACGTTAACACAACCGATTCCGCCGTACGGATTACCCACCTGCCAACCGGCATAGTAGTAACCTGCTCAAACGAGCGCTCCCAGATTCAAAACAGGATAAAGGCGATGAAGATACTCAGAGCCCGCCTGAAGGAGCTCTACGAGAGGCAGCAGAAGGAGAAGATGGACTCTGCAAGGAAGGCCCAAGTAGGTTCGGGAGACAGAAGCGAGAAGATAAGAACCTACAACTTCCCCGAGGGCAGGGTAACCGACCACAGGATAAAGCTGACCCTTTACAACCTTCAGGAGTTCCTCGACGGCGACCTGGACGAGATGATAGACGCCCTTGCAGCGGCCGAACAGGCCAAAAAGATTGAGGCCCTTATGGACGAAGAGGGGCAGGCTTAG
- a CDS encoding DUF2628 domain-containing protein: MLNRLFEEFGEETVRSFVQKNADYYVSKWKLMAKTGSKISWNWAAFAFGVFWMGYRKMYLYSAIVLALSILDYLPVVGLLVALALWFGVAMLGNYLYGRYTYETLVQLKEEYPDEETFKLMVIKKGGTSIGGVVIVFIMAILFSLVGAALEVSMRGGRF; the protein is encoded by the coding sequence GTGCTAAACAGGCTGTTTGAGGAGTTCGGAGAGGAGACCGTTCGCTCTTTCGTTCAGAAGAACGCCGACTACTACGTTTCCAAGTGGAAGCTCATGGCGAAAACCGGTTCAAAGATTTCCTGGAACTGGGCTGCCTTTGCGTTCGGGGTTTTCTGGATGGGCTACAGGAAGATGTACCTCTACTCCGCCATAGTTTTGGCCCTGTCCATTCTCGACTACCTGCCGGTTGTGGGGCTGCTCGTTGCCCTTGCCCTGTGGTTCGGCGTGGCGATGCTGGGGAACTACCTCTACGGCAGGTATACCTACGAGACTCTGGTTCAGCTTAAAGAGGAGTACCCCGACGAAGAGACCTTCAAGCTGATGGTGATAAAGAAGGGGGGAACCTCTATAGGCGGCGTAGTTATTGTGTTTATTATGGCTATCCTCTTCAGCCTTGTAGGTGCTGCCCTTGAGGTGTCTATGAGGGGAGGCAGGTTCTAA
- a CDS encoding radical SAM/SPASM domain-containing protein: MGQREEFIPKWVAWEITRRCNLQCIHCRSASTMESEQGDFSTEDGKKLLDDIAKLSKPTVVLTGGEPLLREDIWELAEYGTKLGFRMCIATNGTLVDDEVCRKMKEVGIRMVSLSLDGSTPEIHDDFRKQPGAYEGVIKAAELFNKHGIPFLINSSFTKRNAHDIPNVYKKARELGAKAWYMFLVLPVGRGEEANAELLNAEEAEYWLNWHYELEKELILKGDNTILVRPTCAPHYYRIFYQNAKRDGLDLKRRNLVFGTGGGKGCVAGQSIAYIDCHGWLRPCSYFPISDVNVFDVPFHEAWFKSKIMQDMRRFDQFKGRCGQCEFLKICNGCRVRAYWEHGDYMEEDPICRYVPVKMRVGVKNTLSLLKDGENG; the protein is encoded by the coding sequence ATGGGACAGAGAGAGGAGTTCATACCCAAGTGGGTGGCTTGGGAGATAACGAGGCGCTGTAACCTCCAGTGTATCCACTGCCGCTCGGCCTCAACCATGGAGTCGGAGCAGGGAGACTTCTCAACGGAAGACGGCAAAAAGCTCCTTGACGACATAGCGAAGCTCTCAAAACCCACCGTAGTTTTAACCGGCGGAGAGCCCCTCCTCAGGGAGGATATCTGGGAGCTTGCCGAGTACGGAACGAAACTGGGATTCAGAATGTGCATAGCCACAAACGGCACCCTTGTAGACGACGAAGTGTGTCGCAAGATGAAAGAGGTAGGCATAAGAATGGTCTCCCTCTCCCTCGACGGCTCAACGCCCGAAATCCACGACGACTTCCGGAAACAGCCGGGAGCCTACGAAGGGGTGATAAAGGCGGCGGAGCTCTTTAACAAACACGGGATTCCCTTCCTCATAAACTCCTCGTTCACAAAGAGGAACGCCCACGACATTCCCAACGTTTACAAAAAAGCCAGGGAGCTGGGTGCCAAGGCCTGGTACATGTTCCTCGTTCTCCCGGTAGGAAGGGGAGAGGAGGCAAACGCCGAGCTACTCAATGCAGAGGAGGCCGAGTACTGGCTCAACTGGCACTACGAGCTCGAGAAGGAGCTCATCCTCAAGGGCGACAACACAATCCTTGTAAGGCCCACCTGTGCCCCCCACTACTACAGAATCTTCTACCAGAACGCAAAAAGGGACGGACTCGACCTTAAAAGGCGCAACCTGGTGTTCGGAACCGGAGGGGGCAAAGGGTGCGTAGCGGGCCAGTCGATAGCCTACATCGACTGCCACGGCTGGCTCAGACCCTGCAGTTACTTCCCCATATCCGACGTTAACGTTTTCGACGTTCCGTTCCACGAGGCGTGGTTCAAGTCTAAGATAATGCAGGACATGAGGAGGTTCGACCAGTTTAAGGGGCGCTGCGGCCAGTGTGAGTTCCTGAAGATATGCAACGGCTGTAGAGTAAGGGCTTACTGGGAGCACGGCGACTACATGGAGGAAGACCCCATCTGCCGCTACGTACCCGTTAAGATGAGGGTCGGGGTTAAGAACACGCTTTCCCTCTTAAAGGATGGAGAAAACGGCTAA
- a CDS encoding 2,3,4,5-tetrahydropyridine-2,6-dicarboxylate N-succinyltransferase, whose protein sequence is MEELKQLIEEAWTNRELLKEEKYKEAVRAVIELLDKGKVRVAERISVGNWKVNDWVKKAILLFFPISEMKVMEVGPFEYYDKIPLKKGWEKLGVRVVPPATARYGSFIEPGAILMPSYVNIGAYVGSGTLVDTWATVGSCAQIGKNVHLSGGVGIGGVLEPPNATPVIVEDNCFIGSRCIIVEGAVIEEEAVLGAGVVITSSTPIIDVTGDEPVVYKGRVPARSVVIPGTRVKKFPAGEYHLPCALIIGKRKESTDKKTSLNEVLREFNVPV, encoded by the coding sequence ATGGAAGAGCTTAAACAGCTGATAGAGGAGGCCTGGACAAACAGGGAGCTCCTTAAAGAGGAGAAATACAAAGAGGCCGTAAGGGCGGTAATAGAGCTCCTCGATAAAGGCAAGGTAAGGGTTGCAGAGAGAATAAGCGTCGGTAACTGGAAGGTCAACGACTGGGTAAAGAAGGCGATTCTCCTCTTCTTCCCCATATCAGAGATGAAGGTTATGGAAGTGGGGCCCTTTGAGTACTACGATAAAATCCCACTGAAAAAAGGGTGGGAGAAGCTCGGCGTTAGGGTAGTTCCGCCTGCAACTGCCCGTTACGGCTCGTTCATAGAGCCCGGAGCAATCCTCATGCCTTCTTACGTTAACATCGGAGCCTACGTAGGTTCCGGAACCCTTGTAGACACTTGGGCCACCGTAGGTTCCTGTGCCCAGATAGGTAAGAACGTTCACCTGTCGGGCGGTGTCGGAATCGGAGGAGTTTTAGAGCCACCCAACGCCACCCCAGTTATAGTAGAGGACAACTGCTTCATAGGCTCAAGGTGCATAATAGTGGAAGGTGCGGTAATCGAGGAAGAGGCGGTCTTAGGAGCAGGCGTGGTTATAACCTCCTCCACCCCCATAATAGATGTAACGGGAGATGAGCCGGTAGTTTACAAGGGTAGAGTTCCGGCAAGGAGCGTTGTGATACCGGGAACAAGGGTCAAGAAGTTCCCCGCGGGAGAGTACCACCTCCCGTGCGCCCTCATAATAGGAAAGAGGAAGGAGTCTACAGATAAGAAGACCTCCCTCAACGAAGTTCTCAGAGAGTTCAACGTTCCTGTGTAG
- the metG gene encoding methionine--tRNA ligase → MSEKFYVTTPIYYVNDKPHLGHAYTTTAADVVARFNRFLGRDVFFLTGTDEHGQKIQQAAEKMGMSPKEFVDRLVPVFKKLWEVLNISYDHFIRTTDPEHVKAVQHIFMKCYENGDIYLGEYEGWYCIPCETYYTEKDLIDGKLCPACKREVTRVKEESYFFRLSKYQDKLLELYEKNPDFIGPEFRRNEVINFVKQGLKDLSISRTSFSWGIPVPINEKHVIYVWFDALTNYLTAVGYPDDTERLNRYWPADLHLVGKDILRFHAVYWPAFLMSAGLPVPKRVFAHGWWTVEGEKMSKSKGNVVDPFEVVEKFGVDQVRFFLFREVSFGLDGDFSYEKLVARINGELANDLGNLFNRTLSMLKKYRKSVVPEPKGEFDELDKKIANKALATLKALKELIPRAELSKALDEIWQFVGFVNYYIDRRAPWSLKKEGKDAELDTVLYNMVEALRFITAFLYPYMPASAEKMVQLLKLDTKAQELRAEQFESWGGIEPGREVEKGGILFPRIEFNPETGEVKLAKTKKG, encoded by the coding sequence TTGAGCGAGAAGTTCTACGTAACAACCCCAATATACTACGTTAACGATAAACCCCACCTGGGACACGCCTACACAACAACGGCAGCCGACGTTGTTGCAAGGTTCAACAGGTTCCTCGGAAGGGACGTATTCTTCCTGACGGGAACCGACGAACACGGCCAGAAGATTCAGCAGGCGGCCGAGAAGATGGGGATGTCTCCCAAGGAGTTCGTAGACCGGCTCGTGCCTGTTTTTAAGAAGCTCTGGGAGGTTCTCAACATCTCCTACGACCACTTCATAAGAACAACCGACCCGGAGCACGTAAAGGCGGTTCAACACATCTTTATGAAGTGTTACGAGAACGGAGACATATACCTCGGTGAGTATGAAGGGTGGTACTGTATCCCCTGCGAAACCTACTACACCGAAAAAGACCTCATAGACGGTAAACTCTGTCCCGCCTGCAAGAGGGAAGTAACGAGGGTAAAAGAGGAAAGCTACTTCTTCAGGCTCAGCAAATACCAAGACAAACTCCTTGAGCTCTACGAAAAGAACCCCGACTTCATAGGGCCCGAGTTCCGCAGGAACGAAGTTATCAACTTCGTTAAACAGGGTCTCAAGGATTTATCAATCTCAAGGACCAGCTTTAGCTGGGGCATTCCGGTTCCCATAAACGAAAAGCACGTTATCTACGTGTGGTTCGACGCCCTCACGAACTACCTTACCGCAGTAGGCTACCCGGACGATACAGAGAGACTCAACCGCTACTGGCCGGCCGACCTCCACTTGGTCGGTAAAGACATTTTAAGGTTCCACGCCGTTTACTGGCCGGCGTTCCTGATGTCCGCAGGCCTTCCGGTTCCGAAGAGGGTCTTTGCCCACGGCTGGTGGACTGTTGAAGGCGAGAAGATGAGTAAATCTAAGGGAAACGTGGTAGACCCCTTCGAGGTTGTGGAGAAGTTCGGCGTAGACCAGGTCAGGTTCTTCCTCTTCAGAGAAGTCTCCTTCGGACTCGACGGCGACTTCAGCTACGAGAAGCTGGTGGCAAGGATAAACGGCGAACTTGCAAACGACCTGGGCAACCTGTTCAACAGAACCCTCTCTATGCTGAAGAAGTACAGGAAGAGCGTTGTCCCCGAGCCGAAAGGGGAGTTTGACGAGCTCGATAAGAAAATAGCGAATAAAGCCCTTGCAACGCTGAAGGCCCTCAAAGAGCTTATCCCCAGGGCCGAGCTCTCAAAAGCCCTGGACGAGATATGGCAGTTTGTGGGCTTTGTTAACTACTACATAGACAGAAGGGCACCCTGGAGTCTGAAGAAGGAGGGGAAAGACGCAGAGCTTGACACGGTTCTCTACAACATGGTTGAGGCCCTGAGGTTCATCACCGCCTTCCTCTACCCGTACATGCCAGCTTCAGCCGAGAAGATGGTTCAGCTCCTCAAACTGGATACAAAGGCCCAAGAACTCCGGGCGGAGCAGTTTGAGAGCTGGGGCGGAATAGAGCCAGGAAGGGAAGTTGAGAAGGGAGGAATCCTCTTCCCGCGCATAGAGTTCAACCCCGAAACGGGAGAAGTTAAGCTGGCAAAAACAAAAAAAGGTTAA
- a CDS encoding endo alpha-1,4 polygalactosaminidase translates to MNLHPNRLSTSTLGRWALSLLLLFLSSLFTSAAGGEAHSPPVLTLADTFYYQLTGKLRSDIPATVYDVDLFDTPAAEIERLKEEGKKVICYFSAGTLEVWRPDAKLFPKDAVGKPVEGWPGERWLNVNSPVVRELMLKRLELAVLKGCDGVEPDNVDLFTQNTGFSITFAQQADYNLFLAESAHRLGLLVALKNDPLQAELLSPYFDFAIVEQCYAFGECFYYLPFVRRGKPVFDVEYDKSLLVGKNFERMCNYSELLKIEMAVYPKNLNGSFVFDCRYGIFK, encoded by the coding sequence ATGAACTTACACCCGAACAGGTTGAGTACCTCAACTCTTGGGAGATGGGCACTTAGCCTTCTTCTCCTCTTCCTTTCCTCCCTTTTCACCTCCGCAGCCGGAGGGGAGGCTCACTCCCCTCCGGTTTTAACTCTGGCAGACACCTTCTACTACCAGCTTACCGGGAAGCTCCGCTCGGATATTCCCGCAACCGTTTACGACGTTGACCTTTTCGACACCCCTGCAGCTGAGATAGAGCGTTTAAAGGAGGAGGGAAAAAAAGTTATCTGTTACTTCAGTGCCGGAACTTTGGAAGTTTGGCGTCCCGATGCGAAGCTCTTCCCAAAGGATGCAGTGGGCAAGCCGGTTGAAGGCTGGCCCGGTGAGCGGTGGCTTAACGTAAACTCTCCAGTAGTCAGGGAACTTATGCTCAAAAGGCTTGAGCTTGCGGTCTTAAAAGGGTGCGATGGAGTTGAGCCCGACAACGTAGACCTTTTCACACAGAATACCGGTTTCTCGATTACCTTCGCCCAGCAGGCAGACTACAACCTCTTCCTTGCAGAGTCGGCCCACAGGCTCGGTCTGCTCGTTGCCCTGAAGAACGACCCCCTTCAGGCAGAGCTTCTCTCTCCCTACTTCGATTTTGCGATTGTTGAGCAGTGTTACGCTTTCGGCGAGTGTTTCTACTACCTGCCCTTTGTGAGGCGGGGAAAGCCCGTGTTCGACGTTGAGTACGATAAGAGTCTCCTTGTCGGGAAGAACTTTGAGAGGATGTGCAACTACTCCGAGTTGTTGAAAATAGAGATGGCCGTTTACCCAAAGAACCTCAACGGCTCTTTCGTTTTCGACTGCAGGTACGGGATTTTTAAGTAG
- the ahcY gene encoding adenosylhomocysteinase: MEYHVKDLSLAEQGKNRIEWAEMDMPVLRKKIRERFIKEKPLKGITIGACLHVTTETANLMRTLKEGGADVYLCASNPLSTQDDVAAALVKYYDIPVFAIKGEDEQTYYMHIEEVLSRKPQITMDDGADLISTLHMKHQELIPNVIGGTEETTTGVIRLRAMAKSGALKFPVIAVNEALTKHLFDNRYGTGQSTIDGILRATNRLIAGSVFVVAGYGWCGKGVAMRAKGMGAEVIVTEVDPIKAIEARMDGFRVMPMAEAAKLGDIFCTVTGNIHVIRREHFELMKDGAIVCNSGHFNVEIDIPALEEMAVEKRRVRPFVDEYKLPDGRRIYLLAEGRLVNLAAAEGHPASVMDMSFANQALSAEYLVKNGKGLKPDVYVVPEQIDREVARLKLDAMGIEIDELTPEQVEYLNSWEMGT; encoded by the coding sequence ATGGAGTACCACGTAAAGGACCTTTCTCTTGCGGAGCAGGGGAAGAACAGGATTGAGTGGGCAGAGATGGACATGCCCGTTCTCAGGAAGAAGATAAGGGAGCGTTTCATCAAGGAAAAACCCCTGAAGGGGATTACCATAGGGGCTTGCCTTCACGTTACAACCGAAACGGCGAACCTGATGAGGACTCTAAAGGAGGGGGGAGCCGACGTCTACCTGTGTGCCTCCAACCCCCTCTCCACTCAAGACGACGTTGCAGCCGCACTCGTTAAGTACTACGACATTCCCGTATTTGCAATTAAAGGGGAAGACGAGCAGACCTACTACATGCACATAGAGGAGGTTCTGAGCCGTAAGCCCCAAATTACAATGGACGACGGTGCAGACCTCATCTCCACCCTCCACATGAAGCACCAGGAGCTTATTCCCAACGTAATCGGCGGAACCGAGGAGACCACAACCGGGGTTATCCGCCTCAGGGCCATGGCAAAGAGTGGAGCCCTTAAGTTCCCAGTTATTGCCGTTAATGAAGCCCTTACAAAGCACCTGTTCGACAACAGGTACGGAACCGGCCAATCCACAATAGACGGCATTTTAAGGGCCACCAACAGGCTCATTGCCGGCTCCGTTTTTGTGGTTGCAGGTTACGGCTGGTGCGGTAAGGGCGTGGCCATGAGGGCCAAAGGTATGGGGGCCGAGGTTATAGTGACGGAGGTAGACCCCATAAAGGCGATAGAGGCGAGGATGGACGGCTTCAGGGTTATGCCCATGGCTGAGGCCGCAAAGCTTGGGGATATCTTCTGTACCGTTACGGGCAACATCCACGTTATAAGGAGGGAGCACTTTGAGCTTATGAAAGACGGTGCGATAGTGTGCAACTCCGGCCACTTCAACGTTGAGATAGACATACCCGCCCTCGAGGAGATGGCCGTTGAAAAGAGGCGCGTAAGGCCCTTTGTAGACGAGTATAAACTACCCGACGGCAGGAGAATCTACCTGCTTGCAGAGGGCCGGCTCGTTAACCTTGCCGCTGCCGAGGGACACCCCGCCTCCGTTATGGATATGAGCTTTGCCAACCAAGCCCTCTCTGCCGAGTACCTGGTTAAAAACGGTAAGGGCTTAAAGCCCGATGTTTACGTTGTTCCCGAACAGATAGACAGAGAGGTGGCCAGGCTGAAACTGGACGCTATGGGTATAGAGATAGATGAACTTACACCCGAACAGGTTGAGTACCTCAACTCTTGGGAGATGGGCACTTAG